A part of Gemmobacter sp. 24YEA27 genomic DNA contains:
- a CDS encoding iron-containing alcohol dehydrogenase: MIAAHALYVGEGCDGIVGLGGGSSLDLAKAVRLLTGHEGPLDQYTLVSGGLSKIHGRICPMIAVPTTSGTGSEVGRAAVIITADGRKLGIISGFMLPSIALCDPELTYGLPRGLTAATGMDAISHCLETYMAPAFNPPAEAIALHGLDHGLHAIEPAMRDGSDANARRDMMICALEGAMAFQKGLGAVHALTHPLGAIRELNLHHGTLNAVLMPAVLRFNRPVIGAKWDVLAKRMGGAPDQVVADLNCRIGMPSGLTAMGVTEAMMEQVSHAALKDHCHATNPRVATQQEYLGLLRESA, encoded by the coding sequence GTGATCGCGGCGCATGCGCTTTATGTGGGGGAAGGCTGCGACGGTATCGTCGGGCTTGGTGGCGGCTCCTCGCTGGATCTGGCGAAGGCCGTGCGCCTTCTGACCGGCCATGAAGGTCCGCTGGACCAGTATACGCTGGTTTCCGGTGGTCTTTCGAAGATCCATGGCCGCATCTGCCCGATGATCGCGGTGCCGACCACCTCCGGCACCGGATCGGAAGTTGGCCGCGCCGCCGTCATCATCACAGCCGATGGCCGCAAGCTCGGCATCATCTCGGGCTTCATGCTGCCCTCGATCGCGCTTTGCGACCCGGAGCTGACCTATGGCCTGCCGCGCGGCCTGACCGCCGCGACCGGAATGGATGCGATCTCGCATTGCCTCGAGACTTATATGGCGCCGGCCTTCAACCCGCCGGCCGAGGCGATTGCGCTGCATGGCCTGGATCACGGGCTGCACGCGATTGAGCCCGCGATGCGCGATGGCAGCGATGCCAATGCGCGGCGCGACATGATGATCTGCGCGCTGGAAGGTGCGATGGCATTCCAGAAGGGCCTCGGCGCGGTGCATGCTCTGACCCATCCGCTGGGTGCGATCCGAGAGCTGAACCTGCATCACGGCACCCTGAATGCGGTGCTGATGCCGGCCGTGCTGCGTTTCAACCGACCCGTAATCGGCGCGAAATGGGATGTGCTGGCAAAACGGATGGGCGGCGCGCCGGATCAGGTGGTCGCAGATCTGAACTGCCGCATCGGCATGCCCTCCGGCCTGACCGCGATGGGCGTCACCGAGGCGATGATGGAGCAAGTCAGCCATGCCGCGCTGAAGGATCACTGCCACGCCACCAATCCGCGCGTCGCGACGCAGCAGGAATATCTCGGTCTGTTACGCGAAAGCGCCTGA
- a CDS encoding sugar ABC transporter ATP-binding protein yields MRGIEKRFGDVKALENVDFGLRAGEIHALLGVNGAGKSTLIKILSGVYAKDRGVIEIAGESYELGSPRAAIEAGVAVVQQHPELVGDLSGAENIFLGSEAARPGLFVRVNRRDIAARAGQILSRFPIEIDLSRKVADMPAVEREIVAILHALRLKNARILILDEPTSTLTEREKASLFAMMAMLKARGIAIIYITHRLEEVYEIADRFTVFRGGKKVACHTVAEARERDISIPNLMLDSKTGLTFPPRSDLADGEIVLEARGLGSGDLFQDVSFQARKGEILGIFGLVGSGVDELSKALFGAIRPDRGEIMLKGRETRFSSPAQALKAGIFLVPGDRRAEGLTLDENVVFNTTLANLSRASTGSLLRFGANRRAAMELAQKVDLYPLKLDRNLRGFSGGNQQKVVIARGLYREADVYIFVEPTVGVDIGARSRIYALMREISKDKAVIVISSDCDEVHGVADRTLALYRGRPIGAPVRGDDRDRLLHAGIMGSATGGKAA; encoded by the coding sequence ATGCGAGGAATTGAAAAGCGCTTCGGCGATGTAAAAGCACTGGAAAATGTGGATTTCGGCCTGAGGGCGGGTGAGATCCATGCGCTGCTTGGCGTCAACGGCGCCGGCAAATCCACGCTGATCAAGATCCTGTCGGGCGTCTATGCGAAAGATCGCGGCGTGATCGAGATCGCGGGTGAGAGCTATGAGCTCGGCTCGCCGCGCGCGGCCATCGAGGCAGGCGTTGCGGTGGTGCAGCAGCACCCTGAACTGGTCGGCGATCTGTCGGGTGCCGAGAATATCTTCCTGGGCAGCGAGGCCGCGCGCCCCGGTCTTTTCGTCCGCGTCAATCGCCGCGATATTGCCGCCCGCGCAGGCCAGATCCTGTCGCGTTTCCCGATTGAAATCGACCTGAGCCGCAAGGTCGCGGATATGCCCGCTGTCGAGCGTGAGATCGTCGCGATCCTGCACGCGCTTCGGCTGAAAAATGCGCGCATCCTGATCCTTGACGAGCCGACCTCGACCCTGACTGAGCGCGAAAAAGCCTCCCTCTTCGCGATGATGGCGATGCTGAAGGCACGCGGGATCGCCATCATCTACATCACGCATCGCCTCGAAGAGGTCTATGAGATCGCCGACCGCTTCACGGTGTTCCGGGGCGGCAAAAAGGTGGCCTGCCATACGGTGGCCGAGGCACGTGAGCGCGACATCTCAATCCCGAACCTGATGCTGGATTCGAAAACCGGCCTGACCTTCCCGCCGCGCTCCGACCTGGCCGATGGCGAGATCGTGCTGGAAGCGCGCGGGCTTGGCTCGGGCGATCTCTTCCAGGATGTGTCCTTCCAGGCCCGCAAAGGCGAGATCCTCGGGATTTTCGGCCTGGTGGGCTCGGGCGTTGATGAACTCTCGAAGGCGCTCTTTGGCGCGATCCGACCCGACCGGGGTGAGATCATGCTGAAAGGGCGTGAGACACGTTTCTCCTCGCCCGCCCAGGCGCTGAAGGCGGGGATTTTCCTTGTCCCTGGCGACCGACGGGCCGAGGGGCTGACGCTGGACGAAAACGTCGTCTTCAACACCACGCTGGCAAACCTCTCCCGCGCCTCGACCGGCAGCCTGTTGCGCTTTGGTGCCAATCGCCGCGCTGCGATGGAGCTGGCGCAAAAGGTTGACCTTTACCCGCTCAAGCTCGACCGCAATCTGCGCGGCTTCTCGGGCGGCAACCAGCAGAAGGTGGTCATCGCGCGCGGCCTCTACCGCGAGGCCGATGTCTATATCTTTGTCGAGCCGACCGTCGGCGTCGATATCGGTGCGCGCTCCAGGATCTATGCCCTGATGCGCGAGATTTCCAAAGACAAGGCGGTCATCGTGATCTCATCCGATTGCGATGAGGTACATGGCGTCGCTGATCGCACGCTGGCGCTCTATCGCGGCCGCCCGATTGGTGCGCCGGTGCGGGGGGATGACCGCGATAGGCTGCTTCATGCCGGGATCATGGGCAGCGCCACCGGAGGGAAAGCAGCATGA
- a CDS encoding ABC transporter permease — MSNATTFHPAQRAAPARQAPNGGELLMRYGFFILVILVFAAFAFLRPTFLAPGNIHGMLLSSSIAALMFLGLTWIIATGEIDVSFMSVTALSNMFTAWLVQAGYGWDMASLGGLGVGILFGLLNAALVAGLRLPALVITIATGALAASLAAALGKGTSISLGSTGFVGDLLAVKIGVLPLVAIFVGLLYALAWFIQEKLTFGHYIYAMEQNRDAVAEAGVPVNKMLFMLYILSGVVSALAGVLLAGNLSSGQPYLGTSYFLDGLTAVLLGGMALKLGKPNVIGTLTAVIFLIGLLNGAALLGWTDSERQIVRGSLLLVGVGLVVFARTRRRSATHT, encoded by the coding sequence ATGAGCAATGCGACCACCTTTCACCCGGCGCAGCGCGCTGCCCCGGCGAGACAGGCCCCCAATGGCGGAGAGCTGCTGATGCGCTATGGTTTCTTCATTCTGGTGATCCTGGTTTTCGCCGCCTTCGCCTTTCTTCGCCCGACCTTCCTCGCGCCCGGCAATATCCACGGTATGCTGCTCTCCTCTTCCATCGCAGCGCTGATGTTTCTGGGCCTGACCTGGATCATTGCGACCGGCGAGATAGACGTGAGCTTCATGTCGGTGACGGCATTGTCGAATATGTTCACCGCATGGCTGGTGCAGGCAGGTTACGGCTGGGATATGGCGAGCCTTGGCGGCCTTGGCGTCGGTATCCTCTTTGGCCTGCTCAATGCGGCTCTGGTCGCCGGTCTGCGGTTGCCCGCGCTGGTGATCACGATTGCCACTGGCGCGCTTGCGGCCTCACTTGCAGCGGCACTTGGCAAGGGCACCTCGATCTCGCTTGGCTCTACCGGCTTTGTCGGCGATCTGCTGGCGGTCAAAATCGGCGTGCTGCCGCTGGTCGCGATCTTTGTCGGTCTGCTTTACGCGCTGGCCTGGTTCATCCAGGAAAAGCTGACCTTCGGCCATTATATCTACGCGATGGAGCAGAACCGCGATGCCGTGGCCGAGGCCGGGGTGCCGGTTAATAAGATGCTCTTCATGCTTTATATCCTGTCGGGCGTTGTCTCGGCGCTGGCAGGGGTGCTGCTGGCGGGGAACCTGTCTTCCGGTCAGCCCTATCTCGGCACGTCTTACTTCCTTGACGGGCTGACTGCGGTGCTGCTGGGTGGTATGGCGCTGAAGCTTGGCAAACCCAATGTGATCGGCACCTTGACCGCCGTGATCTTCCTGATCGGCCTGCTGAACGGCGCAGCGCTCCTCGGCTGGACCGACAGCGAGCGGCAGATCGTGCGCGGCTCTCTTTTGCTGGTCGGTGTCGGGCTGGTGGTCTTTGCCCGCACCCGGCGCCGCAGTGCAACCCATACCTGA
- a CDS encoding sugar ABC transporter substrate-binding protein — protein sequence MTEDTKTPELVHSHSGLRLTRRGLLSAGAAATVAATLLRPDYSFAQSADLKFCASLGWTVWESGRHIVNGYQDAVNRLGGTLTIADANYDVKKQADQILAFVETKPTAIFITPADAAAISPAVQQAVASGVPIFIGDSYVPHATVTSTAMSNNFGLGAYPAEYIASTLGGKGKVALVSLPSNESWDQRTLGAKSVFVRFPEIEIVSEIAFALGGSTTPRQVVDQVLTANPELDAIWCAWDGAASEGMLAIRAAGRNTIITGIDGGQQSFEYIKADSPFKITMAQSFYEMAYMNAFFAHEVAAGRAAPRFIITPTYAVTKDMLDKLDTIPDTYDVPGEAAKLGWNRVL from the coding sequence ATGACTGAAGACACCAAAACGCCGGAGCTGGTCCATAGCCACAGCGGTCTGCGCCTGACCCGCCGCGGGCTTCTCTCGGCCGGGGCTGCGGCCACCGTCGCCGCGACGCTTCTGCGCCCGGACTACTCCTTCGCGCAAAGCGCCGATCTGAAATTCTGCGCCTCGCTGGGCTGGACCGTCTGGGAATCCGGCCGCCATATCGTCAACGGCTATCAGGACGCGGTGAACCGCCTAGGCGGCACGCTGACCATCGCCGACGCGAATTATGACGTGAAAAAGCAGGCCGACCAGATCCTCGCTTTCGTCGAAACGAAGCCGACCGCGATCTTCATCACCCCGGCAGATGCCGCCGCGATCTCGCCGGCTGTGCAGCAGGCCGTGGCCTCGGGCGTGCCGATCTTCATCGGCGACAGCTATGTGCCGCATGCCACCGTGACCTCGACCGCGATGTCGAACAATTTCGGCCTCGGCGCCTATCCGGCGGAATATATCGCCTCGACACTGGGCGGCAAAGGCAAGGTGGCGCTGGTCTCACTGCCGTCGAATGAAAGCTGGGATCAGCGCACGCTCGGCGCGAAATCGGTTTTCGTCCGCTTCCCGGAAATCGAGATCGTCTCGGAAATCGCCTTCGCGCTTGGCGGCTCGACCACGCCGCGCCAGGTTGTCGATCAGGTCCTGACCGCAAACCCGGAACTGGATGCCATCTGGTGCGCCTGGGATGGCGCCGCGTCGGAGGGGATGCTTGCGATCCGCGCCGCCGGACGCAACACCATCATCACCGGCATCGACGGCGGTCAGCAGTCGTTTGAATATATCAAGGCCGACTCGCCGTTCAAAATCACAATGGCGCAGAGCTTCTACGAGATGGCCTATATGAACGCCTTCTTCGCGCATGAAGTGGCCGCCGGCCGCGCCGCGCCGCGCTTCATCATCACGCCGACCTATGCCGTGACCAAGGACATGCTCGACAAACTCGACACCATCCCGGACACCTATGACGTCCCGGGCGAAGCGGCAAAGCTTGGCTGGAACCGCGTGCTCTGA
- a CDS encoding ABC transporter permease has protein sequence MISNQLLWRLGAFAAMSALITVLFAMQNSAYVSEGNIRALMRHMSVQGLAALGLTFVIVVRHFDLSFPGVASLGAMTLGWLIAIGMPLSVAVAGGLAMGFVFGLVNGIAVARLGLPDIVTTIATGGLAIGFSYFYSNGTSISQNFFMSGLLDLNDRKIIGLDMPFAILIGTALIACVLLHASRFGAGFYATGQNRLSARFAGVPTTALIILAFALCGTLACLSITLLVASSGAANVTAGNQLLMPAFAAVYLGAALFGRPSVGATLSGTLLMSMMLNGFTLLAIPYYYSDAIVSTVLITAIAIFDPRISGALRDLFPARRKSA, from the coding sequence ATGATTTCGAACCAACTCCTATGGCGGCTGGGGGCCTTTGCGGCGATGAGCGCGCTGATCACCGTGCTTTTTGCCATGCAAAACAGCGCCTATGTGTCCGAGGGCAATATCCGCGCGCTGATGCGGCATATGTCGGTCCAGGGGCTGGCCGCGCTTGGTCTGACCTTTGTGATCGTTGTGCGGCATTTCGATCTCTCCTTCCCGGGCGTCGCCTCACTGGGCGCGATGACTTTGGGCTGGCTGATCGCCATCGGGATGCCGTTGTCGGTCGCAGTGGCCGGCGGCCTCGCGATGGGCTTTGTCTTTGGCCTGGTGAACGGAATCGCGGTCGCGCGCCTCGGTCTTCCAGATATCGTCACCACGATTGCGACCGGCGGCCTGGCCATCGGCTTTTCCTACTTCTACTCAAACGGCACTTCGATCTCGCAGAATTTCTTCATGTCGGGGTTGCTTGACCTGAATGACCGTAAGATCATAGGGCTGGATATGCCCTTCGCGATCCTGATCGGTACCGCGCTGATCGCCTGTGTGTTGCTGCATGCCTCGCGCTTTGGCGCCGGCTTCTATGCGACAGGGCAGAACCGGCTTTCGGCGCGCTTTGCCGGGGTACCGACGACCGCGCTGATCATCCTCGCCTTCGCGCTGTGCGGTACGCTTGCCTGCCTTTCGATCACGCTGCTGGTGGCGTCTTCCGGTGCGGCAAATGTCACCGCCGGCAATCAGCTGCTGATGCCCGCCTTTGCCGCCGTCTACCTCGGCGCGGCTTTGTTCGGCCGCCCCTCGGTCGGCGCCACCCTGTCCGGCACGCTTCTGATGTCGATGATGCTGAACGGCTTCACTTTGCTGGCGATCCCTTACTACTACTCGGACGCCATCGTCTCGACCGTCCTGATCACAGCCATCGCGATATTCGATCCGAGGATCTCCGGCGCGCTGCGCGATCTGTTCCCGGCGCGGAGGAAATCGGCATGA
- a CDS encoding GntR family transcriptional regulator, translating to MQNRTPQKAEQVYELLRRSIILLEIEPGAALVEKDICAELSISRTPVREAVLRLAEEGLVNVIPHSGTYVSRISLPVAEEGFVIRRALEIESVRRAATHYTEEGGVLLNATIARMRDLVSNGRLELYLDEDDAFHAGIARMSGMPRIWKFITMAKVHLDRMRQLSAPVPGHLGAVTEQHAAIVAAIAAGKPDQAELAMRIHLEASFDVMIRLYQDRANMFQPAED from the coding sequence ATGCAGAATCGCACGCCGCAAAAGGCCGAACAAGTATATGAGTTGCTGCGCAGATCAATCATCCTGCTGGAGATCGAGCCGGGCGCGGCGCTTGTCGAAAAGGATATTTGCGCCGAACTTTCGATCTCGCGGACCCCGGTGCGCGAGGCGGTGCTTCGCCTTGCCGAGGAAGGTCTGGTGAATGTGATTCCCCATTCCGGCACTTATGTCAGCCGCATCTCGCTGCCGGTCGCCGAAGAGGGGTTCGTGATCCGCCGCGCGCTGGAAATCGAAAGCGTCCGCCGAGCCGCGACCCATTACACCGAAGAAGGCGGCGTGCTGCTGAATGCCACCATTGCGCGGATGCGGGATCTGGTCAGCAATGGCCGGCTTGAGCTCTATCTTGATGAGGATGATGCCTTCCATGCCGGCATCGCCCGCATGAGCGGCATGCCCCGGATCTGGAAATTCATCACTATGGCCAAGGTCCATCTCGACCGGATGCGCCAGCTTTCTGCTCCGGTGCCGGGCCATCTCGGCGCCGTGACCGAACAACATGCCGCCATCGTCGCCGCTATCGCTGCGGGCAAGCCCGACCAGGCCGAGCTCGCGATGCGGATCCATCTCGAGGCCTCATTCGATGTGATGATCCGCCTCTACCAGGACCGGGCGAACATGTTTCAGCCCGCAGAAGACTGA
- a CDS encoding iron-containing alcohol dehydrogenase: MSTINYLTRIEFAEGAIARLPELLAGLGVKSPLIATDAGLVATGLVAKVADLLENATVFAETPRTRPKRR, translated from the coding sequence GTGAGCACGATCAACTATCTGACCAGGATCGAATTCGCCGAGGGCGCGATTGCCCGTCTGCCGGAACTTCTGGCGGGCCTGGGCGTCAAGAGCCCGCTGATCGCCACCGATGCAGGGCTGGTCGCGACCGGCCTCGTGGCTAAGGTTGCGGACCTTCTCGAAAACGCGACGGTCTTTGCCGAGACCCCGCGAACCCGACCGAAGAGGCGGTGA
- a CDS encoding GMC family oxidoreductase, giving the protein MANRLAATGAKVLMIERGNYLPREADNWSVKAVFHDRKYTAKETWRDKDGKPFHPSTFYYVGGNSKFFGAATVRFRTEDFEDLEHEDGVAPAWPWTYSEFAPYYDEAERLMGTHGTAGADPIEPPRSGPFPYPTIGHEPEMEAIADKLRSKGLRPFPLPIAIDRHKGGACVRCATCDGFACKLGAKNDAEVRLVRPALATGQVDLVLDTKVLRLITDATGKRVTGVEIERGGETKVIEGDLFISSAGAINSSVLLLRSKNEKHPGGIGNNTSDLLGRNYMAHNNTAMMAIHPFRKNKVTFQKSMAINDFYLANHHRPYPLGNIQGLGKLQGGMLTANVKFIPEWAMDLFATRSVDWWIMSEDLPHRDNRVTLDNDGTVRISYTPNNEKAHNELVKVWAKTMRSIGYPLIITQRMDITVSMHQCGTAVFGRDPATSVLDPWCKVWDVDNLYVVDASFLPSSTGFNPSLTIVAQGVRVAEHLARDVLKTSAAA; this is encoded by the coding sequence ATGGCGAACCGTCTGGCCGCCACCGGCGCGAAAGTTTTGATGATTGAGCGCGGCAATTACCTGCCGCGCGAGGCTGATAACTGGTCGGTGAAGGCGGTCTTCCATGACCGCAAATATACCGCCAAAGAGACCTGGCGCGACAAGGACGGCAAGCCCTTCCACCCCTCGACCTTCTACTATGTCGGCGGCAATTCGAAATTCTTCGGTGCGGCCACCGTGCGTTTCCGCACGGAGGATTTCGAGGATCTGGAGCATGAGGACGGCGTCGCCCCGGCCTGGCCCTGGACATATTCCGAATTCGCGCCCTATTACGACGAGGCCGAGCGACTGATGGGCACGCATGGCACCGCCGGCGCCGATCCGATTGAGCCGCCGCGCTCCGGCCCCTTCCCCTACCCGACCATCGGCCATGAGCCGGAGATGGAGGCGATTGCCGATAAGCTGCGCAGCAAGGGGCTGCGTCCTTTCCCGCTTCCCATCGCGATTGACCGCCACAAAGGCGGCGCCTGTGTGCGCTGCGCCACCTGTGACGGCTTCGCCTGCAAGCTCGGCGCGAAAAACGATGCCGAGGTGCGGCTGGTGCGCCCGGCTTTGGCAACCGGTCAGGTTGATCTGGTGCTGGATACCAAAGTCCTGCGCCTGATCACCGATGCCACCGGCAAGCGCGTGACCGGGGTCGAGATTGAACGGGGCGGCGAGACGAAGGTGATCGAGGGCGATCTGTTCATTTCCTCGGCCGGTGCGATCAATTCCTCGGTGCTGCTGCTGCGCTCAAAGAATGAGAAACATCCGGGCGGGATCGGGAATAACACATCGGACCTCTTGGGCCGCAACTATATGGCCCATAACAACACTGCAATGATGGCGATCCATCCCTTCCGGAAGAACAAGGTCACCTTCCAGAAGTCGATGGCGATCAATGACTTTTACCTTGCGAACCATCACCGGCCCTACCCCTTGGGCAACATCCAGGGGCTCGGCAAGCTCCAGGGCGGAATGCTGACGGCGAATGTGAAATTCATTCCCGAATGGGCGATGGATCTCTTTGCCACCCGCTCGGTCGACTGGTGGATCATGTCGGAAGACCTGCCGCATCGCGACAACCGGGTCACGCTCGACAATGATGGCACGGTCAGGATCAGCTACACGCCGAACAATGAGAAGGCGCATAATGAGCTGGTCAAGGTCTGGGCAAAGACCATGCGCTCCATCGGCTATCCGCTGATCATCACGCAGCGCATGGATATCACCGTCTCGATGCACCAATGCGGCACGGCTGTGTTCGGGCGCGACCCCGCGACCTCGGTGCTCGATCCCTGGTGCAAGGTCTGGGATGTCGACAATCTTTATGTCGTCGACGCCTCGTTCCTGCCCTCATCCACCGGCTTCAACCCCTCGCTGACCATTGTGGCGCAAGGGGTGCGGGTTGCCGAACATCTTGCCCGCGACGTGCTGAAAACCAGCGCCGCCGCCTGA
- a CDS encoding altronate dehydratase family protein, protein MPDARNFVSPLIRLNSADNVAVARETIDPAELPEVEGIRPLTRIPRGHKMALRPIARGAAVTKYGQTIGFATDDIHAGSHVHVQNLAVGEFTREYAIGVDAVDPVMVPTADRATFMGYLRPDGRIGTRNYIAVISSVNCSATVSKAVAAHFSTPGVMERWPGVDGVIALTHGGGCAFNTKAEGYTYLARTIAGYATHPNIGGVLMIGLGCETNQIPALLEREGLAESDRLRTMTIQAVGGTRATVAAGIRAIEEMMPITGAAKRSPQPASGLMLALECGGSDGYSGISANPGLGCAADLLVQHGGTVILSETPEIYGAEHLLTRRASRPEVAQKLLERIEWWRDYTERNNAEMDNNPSYGNKAGGLTTILEKSLGAVAKGGVSPLNAVYEYAEKVTEHGLVFMDTPGYDPIAVTGQIAGGATLVAFTTGRGSVSGFKPSPTLKLASNSQMYRHMSEDMDMDCGTVVTGEEDIETLGRRLFQLLIDTASGQLTRSEELGYGDNEFVPWQVGAVM, encoded by the coding sequence ATGCCTGACGCCAGAAACTTTGTTTCACCACTGATCAGACTGAATTCAGCGGATAATGTCGCTGTTGCTCGTGAGACCATCGACCCGGCAGAGCTGCCCGAGGTCGAGGGGATCCGCCCTCTGACCCGTATCCCGCGCGGCCATAAAATGGCGCTGAGGCCGATTGCGCGCGGCGCGGCGGTGACGAAATACGGCCAGACCATCGGTTTCGCGACCGATGACATCCATGCCGGCTCGCATGTCCATGTGCAGAACCTCGCCGTAGGCGAGTTCACCCGCGAATATGCTATCGGCGTTGACGCCGTGGACCCGGTCATGGTGCCGACGGCAGATCGCGCCACATTCATGGGTTATCTGCGCCCCGACGGCCGGATCGGCACGCGCAATTATATTGCGGTGATTTCCTCGGTGAACTGCTCGGCCACCGTTTCAAAAGCGGTCGCTGCGCATTTCTCGACCCCCGGTGTGATGGAGCGTTGGCCGGGGGTCGATGGGGTAATCGCGCTGACCCATGGTGGCGGCTGCGCCTTCAACACGAAGGCCGAGGGTTATACCTACCTCGCCCGCACAATCGCGGGTTACGCGACACATCCGAATATCGGCGGCGTGCTGATGATCGGTCTGGGCTGTGAGACCAACCAGATCCCGGCGCTTTTGGAGCGCGAGGGGCTGGCGGAATCCGACCGGCTGCGCACGATGACGATCCAGGCGGTCGGTGGCACCCGGGCGACGGTTGCGGCGGGGATCCGGGCGATTGAGGAGATGATGCCGATCACCGGCGCGGCAAAGCGCAGCCCGCAACCTGCATCTGGCCTGATGCTGGCGCTGGAATGCGGCGGCTCGGATGGCTATTCTGGCATCTCGGCCAATCCGGGCCTGGGCTGTGCCGCCGATCTGCTGGTGCAACACGGCGGCACCGTGATCCTTTCGGAAACGCCCGAGATTTACGGCGCCGAACATTTGCTGACGCGGCGTGCCTCGCGACCCGAGGTGGCACAAAAGCTGCTCGAACGCATCGAGTGGTGGCGCGATTACACCGAGCGCAACAACGCCGAGATGGACAACAACCCGAGCTACGGCAACAAGGCGGGCGGGCTGACGACCATCCTGGAAAAATCCCTCGGCGCGGTGGCCAAGGGCGGTGTCTCGCCTCTGAACGCGGTCTATGAATATGCGGAAAAGGTCACGGAACACGGACTCGTCTTCATGGACACGCCCGGCTACGACCCGATTGCGGTGACTGGCCAGATCGCCGGCGGCGCCACTCTGGTGGCCTTCACCACCGGGCGCGGCTCGGTCTCGGGGTTCAAACCCTCGCCGACGCTGAAGCTCGCCAGCAATTCGCAGATGTATCGCCATATGTCCGAAGACATGGACATGGATTGCGGCACCGTGGTCACCGGCGAGGAAGATATCGAGACCCTGGGCCGGCGGCTCTTTCAGCTTCTGATCGACACCGCCTCCGGCCAGCTCACCCGCAGTGAAGAGCTGGGCTACGGGGATAATGAATTCGTGCCGTGGCAGGTCGGCGCGGTGATGTGA
- a CDS encoding glucose 1-dehydrogenase, whose amino-acid sequence MSAKPKDIFDLTGRVAIVTGASRGIGEALAYGLAGRGANVVVNYNSAPERAAKVVANIEAMGAKAIAIQADISDEDAAGRLVAETVQAFGKLDILINNAGIVLPAAAEACSITDWRRTMAVNLDGVFLVSRAAGRQMIEQKSGAIISVGSMSGRIVNWPFRHAAYNVSKAGVHMLTKALATEWAEHGIRVNAIAPGYIRTELTDEVLREHPDVVRDHWAKGAVQDRIGSVDELVGAVVYLASDAASFTTGEIITIDGGLTLR is encoded by the coding sequence ATGTCCGCAAAACCGAAGGATATCTTCGATCTCACCGGCCGCGTGGCCATCGTCACCGGCGCCTCGCGCGGAATTGGCGAGGCGCTGGCCTACGGCCTCGCCGGGCGTGGAGCAAACGTGGTGGTGAACTACAATTCCGCGCCGGAGCGTGCCGCGAAAGTGGTCGCGAATATCGAGGCAATGGGCGCGAAGGCCATCGCGATCCAGGCCGATATATCGGACGAAGACGCCGCCGGCCGCCTGGTAGCCGAGACCGTTCAGGCCTTTGGCAAGCTCGATATCCTGATCAACAATGCCGGCATCGTGTTGCCGGCTGCGGCGGAAGCCTGCTCCATCACCGACTGGCGCCGTACGATGGCGGTGAACCTGGATGGCGTCTTCCTTGTGTCCCGCGCGGCGGGGCGGCAGATGATCGAACAAAAATCGGGCGCAATCATCTCGGTCGGCTCGATGTCGGGGCGGATCGTCAACTGGCCCTTCCGCCACGCCGCCTATAACGTCTCGAAAGCCGGTGTGCATATGCTCACCAAGGCGCTGGCGACCGAATGGGCCGAGCACGGGATCCGCGTCAACGCCATCGCGCCGGGCTATATCCGCACCGAACTGACCGATGAGGTCTTGCGCGAACATCCCGATGTGGTGCGCGATCACTGGGCCAAAGGCGCGGTGCAGGACCGCATAGGCTCGGTCGATGAGCTGGTCGGCGCGGTGGTCTACCTCGCTTCTGACGCGGCCAGCTTCACCACCGGCGAGATCATCACCATCGATGGCGGCCTGACGCTGCGCTGA